GGTCCAGGTTCTCCGATAGTGCGCCGCGGAGCCAGATCTCCTGAAACTCGTTCTCGCGCTCGTGAGCATCGAGAACTTCATTGGAAAAATCACTACGCCCTTCGACTGCGTAGAAGTAGTCGCGATAACCGCGTCCTGCGATCCGGCTCTGCCAACCGCCGGGCAGATCCAGGTCGAGTTGGAGGCTCAGTTCTGCTTGAAGGCGGGTCAATCCACGGTAGTCGGGTTGGCCAGGTGCGGGATGATCTGCGTTGTAGGCGTAGGAGGAAGCGAGGTTTATCGCCCCGGTCAGATCCCAGAAACGTTCGGTGGGTTCGTCCGTCGGATCGTCGATCCCCTTGTCCGGTTCGGCATCGTCCCCAGACTCTTCGTCATCGAAGCCGCCGAGAATATCGTCCACGTCCTGAGCGAAGACATCGGTAGAGTGGAGGGCCGGGCCTCCAATCAGAACCAGGGCGAGGATGAAACGAGCAAATAGCATGGGGTACGCAAGGCTCAGAGGCCTTTCTCCAGTCTTCGCACACTGAAGATGTTCTCGTCGAGATCCTGGTTGAATTTCGTCTTGTTGTTCTTCAAGACCGTCTTGTGCAGGGTCTTCTTGCCCTTCTTCGTGGTCATGTGGATCTCGGTCGGGACCCAGATATCGTCGATTTCCTCGAGCGACTTCACGTCCATGTAACGCAGGCGGCCGCCCTTTTTCAGCCAGCCGACCGAGCGGATCACCACGAAGTTGTCCTGGCGAACGAATACGACCGATTTGGTGTAGCCCGTGCGATCGATCTCCTTCTCGGTCCGGGGTGTGGACTGGATCTGCCACACCTTCACGCCTTTGACTTCGGTCTCCTTCATCAGTTCGTAGTCGTAGCGTTCGAGTTCGCGCGAACTCATGTCGGAGTAGTTGAAATCGCTGCCCATGAAGCTACCGCTCTGATCGCTCGCGGCGATGCGCTTGGTCTTCTTCAGTGCAGGCATGTAGAGCCACTGGTCGTCGTCGCGATCGATTTCGTCGTAGTCGTAGGTGAGAAATCCCGTGTCTTTGACGTCCGCTGGGACGAGGAAGAACATGATCGACTGGGTGTCTTCGCCCTGGTCGCGGCGAAACGAACGCAAGACTCGTCTGCGCTCCTTGCCATTCTTGTCGATCAGGATCATTTCCATTTCCTGGACCACGGAATCGCCATCGTCCCGGTCTTCGGCCTTCTGCATGATCTCGCGGGCCGTCAGAGCGCTCGCATGGAGCGGCACGAGCAAGAGCAGCGCTGCCAGGATTGGGATGAAACGTAGGTGCATGGGAGTTTTCCTCTTTGTAAGTCCCCGGGAAACCGGCCGGATCAGTCCTGCGGCGTCAACCTCTTTTCCCGTCCCAGCGTCAGAGCCATGAGTGCCGGGGCGAGGATAACATCGAGAATGAAAGCCGCCGCGATGCAGAAGCTGATCAACGCCCCGAAGATGAAGAGGTTCCCCATGCTGGAGAGCATATAGACGGAGAACCCCGCCGAGAGCACGATCGAAGTGACCGCCATCGCCTTTCCGGTGGTTTCCAGTGTCTTGCGCGTCGCTTGTTGTGGATCGCCGGTTTCGTCGAAGTAGCGCCGGTAGTTGTGAATGAAATGGATCGTATCGTCGACGGCCAGGCCGATCGCGATTCCACCGATCATCAAGGTGAACGTGTCGATTGAGAGGCCGAGTACACCCATCAGACCGAGCGTCGTGATGATCGGTGCGAGGTTCGGCACCATGCTCGCCAGGCCCGCCCTCAGGTTGCCGATCAAGAGCATCATCAAGGGAGTGATGATCGCCAGGGCCATGACATAACTGGCGGCCATGCTGTGCATGACGGCGTAGATCGTCCCCGACATCATCTTCATCAAGCCCGTTACCTGAACCTGAGCACGTTCTCCCAGTCTTGCTTCGAACACCTCTTGAATGCTCTTCACGAAGGGTACGTAGTTGATTGCATCCTGGTACGGCACCCGAATCGTAAAGCGACTGGTGCTGAAGACGGAGTCGACGAGGTCTTCCAGATCGTCCGAGCCGCTGTTCTCGAACAGCAGGAGTTCCTGTGCGATGAGTTGTCGCTCTTCTGGAATGCTGTAGTAGTCGCTGCGGTTCTCGTTGAGTGCCTGGTTGATTTCCTTGAGCACGTCGGTCACCGACAGGGTCTTGCCGACTTCGAAGCCGACTCCCAGGCCCGCTTGCACGGTATCGGTATTGAGGGCGTCGAGGTCGCGTAGGATCTGAGGATCGTGCAAGCCGTTCTCGCGCCCGGTGTCGACCAGAACCTCCAGACTCATGCTGCCCTTGAAGTCCCGGTCCACGATCTCCGTGCTTTTGCGCACCATATGGTCTTCGGGGAACCAACCGAGAAAGTCGTGCGAGAAGTGCAGTGTCCGGGCGCTCACGAGACCCCCGACGATCAACACGGCGGCGGCCGCCATCATCCAGCGGGGATTTCGGACGGAGAAATCTCCGGTTGCGATCAGAACGCGTTCCAGGAACCCGCCCCGCTGGACCAAAGTACTCTTGCG
The nucleotide sequence above comes from bacterium. Encoded proteins:
- a CDS encoding outer membrane lipoprotein-sorting protein, with translation MHLRFIPILAALLLLVPLHASALTAREIMQKAEDRDDGDSVVQEMEMILIDKNGKERRRVLRSFRRDQGEDTQSIMFFLVPADVKDTGFLTYDYDEIDRDDDQWLYMPALKKTKRIAASDQSGSFMGSDFNYSDMSSRELERYDYELMKETEVKGVKVWQIQSTPRTEKEIDRTGYTKSVVFVRQDNFVVIRSVGWLKKGGRLRYMDVKSLEEIDDIWVPTEIHMTTKKGKKTLHKTVLKNNKTKFNQDLDENIFSVRRLEKGL